A segment of the Lathamus discolor isolate bLatDis1 chromosome 9, bLatDis1.hap1, whole genome shotgun sequence genome:
AATCAACTGGCCATGTCCGCTGCTCTCTGTTAGCAGTACAAGTCAGGTAAAAGCAAGACATGCCATAGGTAGGAGCCAGACTCCTATCCTGCACAGTTCTGGTCCCAAAAGAACACAGGGGACATTGTCTTAACCCCGCCATAATCAGGCACACTCTGAAACAGGAGGAGTATCAATCTGTGATTTCCTCTCTGGGAAAGCAATGAGGACACAATTCATGTTTAACATTACATAGCTGATCCTACTATGAAAGGGGAAACTCCCTGTCTCAGTCTTCTGCAGCAAAGATGAGGAACTTTATCCTGGGGACTCACCTGTCACTGTGAGCTCAACAGTGTCGCtctgctgcacagccccagctccagccctgttTTCCGCCTCACAGTAGTACTTCCCAGTGTCAGAGGGCTGCAGGCTGTCCCACACCAGCTCAgcctgcctgctcagcagcagggctttctgTCCCGGGGTGCCCCTGAACCAGCGGTAGCTGATGGGGGGGGACCCGCTGGCCACACAGGTCAGGCTGGTCCTGGCTCCTGCGAGTACTGTCAGCCCCAGTTCGCCGGCCCTGATGATGGGCTTGGTTGCTgccactggaaaacaaagtagATGGCATGAAAGATTATTCctaccagctgctgcttcacctTCATGCTCTGTGGCTACACAAGAGCAGGGCTTTACTGCTGGACTTACCTTTGACAACTTTAACCGTAGTGGTCACCTCCCTTGTGATCACACTGTTATTTTTAGTCCTCCAGATGACTTGACAGGTGTAGTGTCCACTATCAGGGATTTCAAGGTTCTCGATTAAGAGTGAGGCATCCCCTGGGCTGTGCTTTGGGACACTGACCCGGTTTCGGAACTGAGACAGCAGAACGTGATCACCAGAATAGTCCCTCCGAAAGATGGTGGAGGTGCTGTGGTCTCTCTCCATGCTCCAGATGAGCGTTTGCTGTGTGAAACCATCTGAGGGCATGTAGGTACATGGTAAAGTGACAGATCCCATCCATGTGCCCTGGACCTGGTGGACACCAGTCAGATCCAGGAGGGCTGCAGGCAACAAGAGTTGAAGGGAAGAAGTAAGAATGCAGTAGAAGAGGAGAACATCCTTCAAATTAGGTGGGAATCACCAGGCAGTGGAAGCCAGCATGAGGTCATGGCTGTAGAGCACAGCCAGCCAAACTAGGGCCTGTCCCAGCTTCACTGAGCATAGGAAAGTGAACAGTTGCTTTGACCTCATGgctatttttattgtttcccTCTGGATGCTTGCCCATTTTCAGTTCCTTCTCAGAATAATTCTGAGAAGTAATTCTGAGAAGCACAAATGCAGCCCCTGGTGGCAGCATCACAGCTACAGTCTTCACAAGACCTTAAGGAGCAGGATTAAGGAGCATCTCTTATTCCTGCTCTCTATCTTCAACCTTTACACCTTCCCTCTGCTGCTTGGCTTTCTGCTTACACTTGCACTTGATGAGTCAAAGAGCAAGAACTTCCCCTCACTGACATGGGATGATCTGACACAACCACTTTCAATGCTGACTTCTACCTTCTATATGGGAGGAAGCATGAACAAAGCAACTTCATTGCTTCACTGCAGTTAACAATGAATGCAACATTTTTGCATTCATTAACAGCACTATTTTTTATAAAACTCCCCTGGTGCTCACAGGACTCAGCAGTATAGCTGTGCAAGGAGAAGCACTTCTCTGTGCAGCAGCCTGTCCCAGAGCTGACAGTAGCTGCCAGCTGGAGGAAGACAAGATCTGTGGATCTGTGTCCATGGGGACAGGCAAGGGAATTGCTGGGGCTGAGCATGTTGGCACCTTGTTTCTGACAAGGAGCTTTGGTATTCCTTTACCAGATGGCTTAGATAGGGTAGGCACAGCTCTGTTTTTCAAATCTCATATCCCAGACAAAGGCAGTTCCTTGGTGTATCAGTTTTTAAAGAtcttccatttctcttcttcctcttttcacaAACTTCCATCAAGAAAAACTAAGAAGGGTGTAAGCTGTTGAGAAAGCTGCTCAAAAGTACCTTCAAGGCATTTGAGGCACTCAAGTTCAAGTATGTTTGCTATTCAGTGTATTAATCTGGACACAATTCTGTTTAAACATCTCTCCGGTGCTGTTTGCATTGGTATGTGCCATGAAATAGCTGTCAGCATCCACTGGTTCCGTGTGGAGCAGCTGCAGTCTGTATATGACCAGTTTCAATATTAACAGGGATGACTCCAAAAGAAAGCTGACTGGAAGGAATGGGAGAAACTCAGCAAAACATAAATCCCTGAGACAATACCTTTAAATGTAAATCCTCCCAGTGACACTTCTTAAACTGGGGTGTACTCTTCCAGACAAACAATGTCAAGTCTCCCAAAAGAGGGAAATAGAGCTGGACCAGAAAAAGACCTAAAGGGCTGTGTTAGAAATTAGAAGACTGACCAGAGAGattcatattttctgtaatgcatgataatgggaaaaaaccccaaccctgaAATCATATTCTGTCCCATTTTCTAGAACAATTGAGCATCTTCCTTCCCAGCCTGCCAGCACCAGTGTCCTGGTAGCATAGACATATGCAGGCAGGAGCCTTTAGGGATCTCCTCTGAAGTACTGGACCTGGAACAGGAATGGTGGACCAAAACCACCCTTTTGCTTTAGCCTTAGAGAACTTCAGATCTGACCTAGATTTCTTGGCTCGTATCTGCTTCACCCAAACAAGCACCCTGCCAAACACTCAAGTGGGCACAGGAAAAGAGGGTGGTAAATTTTGACTTATTCTCCCAACCATTCCAACTGTCTGCCCACTGAGACCACAGCTCTTCTGGGAATTGCCCCTTGTAAGTAGCAAAGTACCTGAATTTAGCTGGGCTTGGCTCACCTCTACCCGTACCCTCTTGTCCTgctccccctctcccctcctccccagaaAGGCGCTGGTTAT
Coding sequences within it:
- the LOC136019644 gene encoding V-set and immunoglobulin domain-containing protein 4-like isoform X2, with protein sequence MTKDRRKGSVLHLHSVPGVWGLSQSTRKGGQTCCSGRMGEPVQIVVFVMAFITCNALLDLTGVHQVQGTWMGSVTLPCTYMPSDGFTQQTLIWSMERDHSTSTIFRRDYSGDHVLLSQFRNRVSVPKHSPGDASLLIENLEIPDSGHYTCQVIWRTKNNSVITREVTTTVKVVKVAATKPIIRAGELGLTVLAGARTSLTCVASGSPPISYRWFRGTPGQKALLLSRQAELVWDSLQPSDTGKYYCEAENRAGAGAVQQSDTVELTVTGSPVTQQPTPGTGQHTRPLFTPQGNMPVTTGLTATKQLFEGGSEEPPVAAELLYEVSFHSTADVTRLETDGEVPVKCPHKGTNSKTETSNDTFTVKDNGLDSIHMRKNPEYENLMNAMELEYETERI
- the LOC136019644 gene encoding V-set and immunoglobulin domain-containing protein 4-like isoform X4, which gives rise to MTKDRRKGSVLHLHSVPGVWGLSQSTRKGGQTCCSGRMGEPVQIVVFVMAFITCNALLDLTGVHQVQGTWMGSVTLPCTYMPSDGFTQQTLIWSMERDHSTSTIFRRDYSGDHVLLSQFRNRVSVPKHSPGDASLLIENLEIPDSGHYTCQVIWRTKNNSVITREVTTTVKVVKVAATKPIIRAGELGLTVLAGARTSLTCVASGSPPISYRWFRGTPGQKALLLSRQAELVWDSLQPSDTGKYYCEAENRAGAGAVQQSDTVELTVTGSPVTQQPTPGTGQHTRPLFTPQGNMPVTTGLTATKQLFEGGSEEPPVAAATALQMSPDWRLMEKSLLSAHTKVQILRLKHPMTLSL
- the LOC136019644 gene encoding V-set and immunoglobulin domain-containing protein 4-like isoform X3, encoding MTKDRRKGSVLHLHSVPGVWGLSQSTRKGGQTCCSGRMGEPVQIVVFVMAFITCNALLDLTGVHQVQGTWMGSVTLPCTYMPSDGFTQQTLIWSMERDHSTSTIFRRDYSGDHVLLSQFRNRVSVPKHSPGDASLLIENLEIPDSGHYTCQVIWRTKNNSVITREVTTTVKVVKVAATKPIIRAGELGLTVLAGARTSLTCVASGSPPISYRWFRGTPGQKALLLSRQAELVWDSLQPSDTGKYYCEAENRAGAGAVQQSDTVELTVTGSPVTQQPTPGTGQHTRPLFTPQGNMPVTTGLTATKQLFEGGSEEPPVAAGLPAPRYALPAALAGLLGVAGLGALLTASRCRRRNAEATALQMSPDWRLMEKSLLSAHTKVQILRLKHPMTLSL